From Myxococcales bacterium, the proteins below share one genomic window:
- the acs gene encoding acetate--CoA ligase gives MSDTPEPQPKEDRRFVPSNDFVARARVGSHAEYVSKHALSLEDPARFWAEETQDLVFRETWKAFSEWDLPNARFFVGAKLNVSESCLDRHLGTAARQRAAIVFEGEPGDTRTLTYFELHREVVRFAAALVDLGVKAGDRVAIYMGMVPEAAIAMLACARIGAPHSVVFGGFSAEALRDRINDLGAKVLVTQDGAWRRGNVVPLKQMADKALTEAKSVEHVIVYERIGQRLAPYTLEPGRDHQWDMLLARAPSPEALAKAKKPDAFDAEHPLFVLYTSGSTGKPKGVLHTSAGYLAGAHVSAKYVFDLKDSDLYWCTADVGWVTGHSYIVYGPLSNGASCLMYEGAPNFPDPARFWGIIEKHGVTILYTAPTAIRAFIRWGDEHPQKHDLSSLRLLGSVGEPINPEAWTWYHRVIGGGRCPIVDTWWQTETGSIMLTTLPGACYSKPGSTGLPMFGVDIQVVHDDGKPCAAGESGKLVVRRPWPSMARTLYGDDARFKESYWSQMPGVYFTGDGARCDGDGYFWVTGRVDDVLNVAGHRIGTAEIESALVSHPAVAEAAAVGRPDELKGQALVVFVTLKTGQVADKAMKGKLAEHIDKEIGKFARPDEVRFADALPKTRSGKIMRRLLKEIASGALETKGDTSTLEDLSVLAKLRANDEA, from the coding sequence ATGTCCGACACGCCCGAGCCGCAACCGAAAGAAGACCGCCGCTTCGTCCCATCGAACGACTTCGTCGCGCGCGCGCGCGTCGGGTCCCACGCCGAGTACGTCTCGAAGCACGCGCTCTCGCTCGAGGATCCGGCGCGGTTCTGGGCCGAGGAGACACAAGATCTCGTGTTCCGCGAGACCTGGAAGGCCTTCTCGGAGTGGGACCTCCCGAACGCCAGGTTCTTCGTCGGCGCGAAGCTCAACGTGAGCGAGAGCTGCCTCGATCGTCACCTCGGGACGGCGGCCCGGCAGCGCGCGGCGATCGTGTTCGAGGGGGAGCCGGGCGACACGCGCACCCTCACCTACTTCGAGCTCCACCGCGAGGTCGTGCGCTTCGCCGCGGCGCTCGTCGACCTCGGCGTGAAGGCCGGGGACCGCGTCGCCATCTACATGGGCATGGTGCCCGAGGCCGCGATCGCCATGCTCGCGTGCGCACGGATCGGCGCTCCGCACAGCGTCGTGTTCGGCGGGTTCTCGGCCGAGGCCCTCCGCGACCGCATCAACGATCTCGGGGCCAAGGTGCTCGTCACCCAGGACGGGGCCTGGCGCCGGGGCAACGTGGTGCCCCTGAAGCAGATGGCCGACAAGGCCCTCACCGAGGCCAAGAGCGTCGAGCACGTCATCGTGTACGAGCGCATCGGCCAGCGGCTCGCGCCCTACACGCTCGAGCCCGGGCGCGACCACCAGTGGGACATGCTGCTCGCGCGCGCGCCGAGCCCCGAGGCCCTCGCGAAGGCCAAGAAGCCCGACGCCTTCGACGCCGAGCACCCGCTCTTCGTTCTCTACACCTCGGGCTCCACGGGGAAACCCAAGGGCGTGCTCCACACGAGCGCCGGGTACCTCGCGGGCGCGCACGTCTCGGCCAAGTACGTCTTCGACCTGAAAGACTCCGACCTTTACTGGTGCACGGCCGACGTGGGCTGGGTCACGGGGCACAGCTACATCGTGTACGGGCCGCTCTCGAACGGGGCCTCGTGCCTCATGTACGAGGGCGCCCCGAACTTCCCCGATCCGGCGCGCTTCTGGGGGATCATCGAGAAGCACGGCGTCACCATCCTCTACACGGCGCCCACGGCCATCCGCGCGTTCATCCGCTGGGGCGACGAGCACCCGCAGAAGCACGATCTCTCGAGCTTGCGGCTCCTCGGCTCGGTGGGCGAGCCCATCAACCCCGAGGCGTGGACGTGGTACCACCGCGTGATCGGCGGAGGTCGCTGCCCGATCGTCGACACGTGGTGGCAGACCGAGACCGGCAGCATCATGCTCACGACGCTTCCGGGCGCGTGTTACTCGAAGCCTGGCTCCACAGGGCTGCCCATGTTCGGGGTCGACATCCAGGTCGTGCACGACGACGGAAAGCCGTGCGCGGCCGGAGAGAGCGGGAAGCTCGTCGTGCGAAGGCCGTGGCCGTCGATGGCGCGCACCCTCTACGGCGACGACGCGCGCTTCAAGGAGAGCTACTGGTCGCAGATGCCCGGTGTCTACTTCACGGGCGACGGCGCGCGCTGCGACGGGGACGGTTATTTCTGGGTCACGGGCCGGGTCGACGACGTGCTCAACGTCGCCGGGCATCGCATCGGGACCGCCGAGATCGAGAGCGCGCTCGTGAGCCACCCCGCGGTCGCCGAGGCCGCCGCCGTGGGCCGCCCCGACGAGCTCAAGGGCCAAGCGCTCGTCGTGTTCGTGACGCTCAAGACCGGGCAGGTGGCCGACAAGGCCATGAAGGGCAAGCTCGCCGAGCACATCGACAAGGAGATCGGCAAGTTCGCCCGCCCCGACGAGGTCCGCTTCGCCGACGCTCTCCCGAAGACACGCAGCGGGAAGATCATGCGCCGGCTCCTCAAGGAGATCGCCTCGGGTGCGCTCGAGACGAAGGGCGACACGTCGACGCTCGAAGATCTCTCGGTCCTCGCGAAGCTCCGCGCGAACGACGAAGCCTGA
- a CDS encoding RNA-binding protein produces the protein MSNRLYVGNLSFHTTGDVLRSAFAEVGEVTDVHVVMDRATGQSRGFGFVTMADATLAQAAIQKLNGAVLEGRPLRVNEAEERQARGGGGGGRSFGGGGGGGGYGGGGGGGYGGGGGGGRGGYGGGGGGGRDRGERGGDRGGRGGRY, from the coding sequence ATGAGCAACCGACTTTACGTGGGCAATCTTTCGTTTCACACGACCGGAGACGTGCTCCGGTCCGCGTTCGCCGAAGTGGGCGAGGTCACGGACGTGCATGTCGTGATGGACCGCGCGACGGGTCAATCCCGCGGGTTCGGGTTCGTCACCATGGCCGACGCGACCCTCGCGCAGGCCGCCATCCAGAAGCTGAACGGCGCCGTCCTCGAGGGTCGCCCCCTCCGCGTCAACGAGGCCGAGGAGCGCCAGGCTCGCGGCGGCGGCGGCGGCGGTCGTAGCTTCGGCGGCGGCGGTGGCGGCGGTGGGTACGGCGGCGGTGGTGGTGGTGGCTACGGCGGCGGTGGCGGCGGTGGTCGCGGCGGCTACGGCGGCGGTGGTGGTGGCGGCCGTGACCGTGGTGAGCGCGGCGGCGATCGCGGTGGCCGAGGCGGCCGCTACTGA